From Echinicola soli, a single genomic window includes:
- a CDS encoding baseplate J/gp47 family protein translates to MSADCNHIVNILNRDGTGRPDLVLDHLSPESVKLQDFELGDWYAFALNFSKHVLFYTKESENKPAGDWEKFFGHFLKDTSWLDNLEDREKLDLLKDSFDQFLAEKAATKDLTPHLTLFVCFIKLLQISQDRFNQLTKRHLDFYYQDILQIEKEPLTPDHVYLIFELAKNLSEGKLEKNTALDGGKDSAGTKRTYLTIEESIINKAQVVALKSVYNDITVDKAAIKELDTSDATGTIVMAPIANSYDGQGADLPKEAKKWWPFGYTKSCNASTQLPTLPNAKLGFTIGSHLLNLAEGNRWITVTLLFEHNILGETIDLALLQKALKLELTGEKGWIGEEAFVLENEPAFINTPVGNNKLILQINLDESASPVIAYDAGIHGGNYAIQTPLLRVIFRTENREGYNLYRLLNENPLHQVTVQTDVFGVEHVKVENDLGTLNPSKPFFPFGPRALKGANFTIHYPEAMSKPLKDISFSMDYLNTPDDFVEHYMAYNSPAIIKDITEKLEKAEEAKTSKNRQKIVREFYDNKIVEIKETDRSNVLVSLNQTVTSDNYFKVRKYPDDVSETINLFQKNGSVYSSAFSFDNPQWDTGEDKTLKIRLVNSFLHEKYPHYFTLATINGREGINDVGVLPNEPYTPLVENLRLDYTASATIDFWSESAEKNIHIIHEEPFGHLQVFSPDQAKVQKDLMVVPAFCKGGELYIGIENAKALQQVTLLFQFLEGSENPIAKDIFTGNQQISWHYLKGDHWEELKSDHVLLNQSPRFLKSGIFRFSLPKDASKESTKLPTGLHWLRASMRKPYDVVCQLIDIKAQAVEAVFEDKGNTGDHLAKGLDAATISKLQQRLSSIKSINQPFSSFDGSDQEGDDAYYRRISERLRHKKRAITLWDYEHLILQHFPNVYKVKCLNHTCEQAFQSPGNVTIILVPDTVKQAVFDIYQPRVSQATLNEVATFINDLNSFHVQAKIINPNYEEVKVDTKVKFHEGFDISFYQTQMQEDLKRFLSPWAYDQALTVQFGVTLHRSQLIHYLEELPYVDYLEAVKLKKRNPSSPPCSPTFEEVSTKDYIRPLNPKSILVSAKKHTITPITHTCSSEPNQPNEECQH, encoded by the coding sequence ATGAGCGCAGATTGCAATCATATTGTTAATATTTTGAACAGGGACGGCACAGGCAGGCCTGATTTGGTCTTGGATCATCTGTCTCCTGAAAGTGTAAAACTACAGGATTTTGAACTTGGGGATTGGTATGCTTTTGCACTTAACTTTTCTAAGCACGTTCTTTTTTACACTAAGGAATCAGAGAATAAACCTGCTGGTGATTGGGAAAAATTCTTCGGACACTTTCTGAAAGACACTTCCTGGCTGGACAATTTGGAGGATAGGGAGAAATTGGATCTGCTAAAAGACTCTTTTGACCAATTTTTAGCCGAAAAGGCAGCTACGAAAGACCTTACACCACACCTAACACTCTTTGTTTGCTTTATCAAATTACTGCAAATCAGCCAGGATCGCTTTAATCAACTCACCAAAAGACACCTTGATTTTTACTATCAGGATATACTTCAAATTGAAAAGGAGCCATTAACACCTGATCATGTTTACTTGATATTCGAGCTGGCCAAGAACTTATCTGAAGGGAAACTGGAAAAGAACACTGCTCTGGATGGTGGAAAAGACAGTGCTGGAACCAAAAGGACATACTTGACGATAGAGGAATCCATCATCAATAAAGCCCAAGTCGTGGCACTAAAAAGTGTCTATAATGATATTACGGTAGATAAAGCAGCCATCAAAGAACTTGATACCTCAGATGCAACAGGAACGATAGTAATGGCTCCTATCGCCAATTCCTATGACGGCCAAGGGGCGGATCTTCCAAAGGAAGCTAAAAAGTGGTGGCCCTTTGGATATACCAAAAGCTGCAATGCCTCCACCCAACTGCCAACACTTCCAAACGCCAAATTGGGATTTACCATTGGCAGCCATCTATTAAACCTGGCAGAAGGAAACCGGTGGATTACGGTAACGCTGCTGTTCGAGCATAATATACTAGGAGAGACCATAGACCTTGCACTTTTACAGAAAGCCCTAAAACTGGAATTAACCGGTGAAAAGGGTTGGATAGGTGAGGAAGCGTTCGTGCTTGAAAATGAACCAGCGTTTATCAATACTCCTGTGGGAAATAACAAATTGATCCTTCAAATTAACCTGGATGAATCTGCTTCTCCAGTCATTGCCTATGACGCTGGGATTCACGGTGGAAATTATGCCATTCAAACGCCCTTGCTGAGGGTGATTTTCAGGACAGAAAACAGGGAAGGTTATAACCTTTATCGTTTGCTCAATGAAAACCCTCTACATCAGGTCACTGTCCAAACCGATGTTTTTGGAGTGGAGCATGTGAAAGTTGAAAATGATTTAGGCACTTTAAACCCTTCCAAGCCTTTTTTTCCTTTTGGCCCGAGGGCTTTAAAGGGAGCTAACTTTACCATCCATTATCCCGAAGCAATGTCCAAACCCCTTAAGGACATCAGTTTTAGTATGGATTATCTGAATACACCGGATGATTTTGTGGAACATTATATGGCATATAATTCCCCGGCGATTATTAAAGACATTACAGAAAAATTGGAAAAGGCGGAAGAAGCCAAAACTTCAAAAAATCGTCAAAAAATAGTAAGGGAATTTTATGACAATAAAATCGTCGAAATAAAGGAGACCGATCGATCAAATGTATTGGTTTCATTAAACCAAACGGTCACCAGTGACAACTATTTTAAAGTCAGAAAGTACCCTGACGATGTTTCCGAAACCATTAATTTGTTCCAGAAAAATGGATCCGTATACTCATCTGCTTTTAGTTTTGATAATCCCCAATGGGATACAGGAGAAGATAAAACACTAAAGATCCGTTTGGTCAATTCATTCCTACATGAGAAATACCCACATTATTTCACCTTAGCAACGATCAACGGCAGAGAAGGGATTAATGATGTAGGTGTTCTTCCAAATGAACCATACACGCCATTAGTAGAAAATCTCAGATTGGATTATACGGCCAGTGCTACGATTGACTTTTGGTCGGAAAGTGCTGAGAAAAATATTCACATTATCCATGAAGAGCCCTTTGGTCATTTACAGGTTTTTTCACCAGACCAAGCGAAAGTCCAAAAGGATCTGATGGTGGTTCCGGCATTTTGCAAGGGGGGAGAGCTATATATAGGCATTGAAAATGCAAAAGCCCTTCAGCAAGTCACCTTGCTGTTCCAGTTTCTGGAAGGAAGCGAAAATCCAATTGCCAAAGATATATTCACAGGCAACCAACAAATAAGCTGGCACTATCTGAAAGGTGATCATTGGGAGGAGTTAAAAAGCGATCATGTGCTGCTTAACCAAAGTCCCCGTTTTTTGAAATCAGGAATATTCCGCTTTTCCCTACCTAAAGACGCCTCTAAGGAAAGTACAAAACTTCCCACAGGGCTTCATTGGCTTCGAGCGTCCATGAGGAAGCCCTATGATGTGGTTTGTCAGCTGATTGACATCAAAGCCCAGGCAGTAGAAGCGGTATTTGAAGATAAGGGAAATACAGGAGACCATCTTGCCAAAGGATTGGATGCTGCCACGATCAGCAAGCTGCAGCAACGCCTGAGCAGCATAAAATCAATTAATCAACCATTTTCTTCTTTTGATGGCAGCGACCAGGAAGGAGACGATGCCTATTATCGAAGGATCAGCGAACGACTGAGGCACAAAAAGAGAGCCATTACCTTATGGGATTACGAGCACTTGATTTTGCAGCATTTTCCAAATGTCTATAAAGTAAAATGCCTTAACCATACGTGTGAACAAGCATTTCAATCTCCTGGAAATGTCACCATTATCCTGGTACCGGACACTGTCAAGCAAGCGGTTTTCGACATTTACCAGCCTAGGGTCAGCCAAGCTACCTTAAACGAAGTGGCCACCTTTATCAACGACCTGAACAGTTTTCATGTCCAGGCAAAGATCATCAATCCCAATTATGAAGAAGTAAAAGTGGATACCAAAGTAAAGTTTCATGAGGGATTTGACATAAGTTTCTATCAAACCCAAATGCAGGAAGACCTTAAACGTTTTCTATCTCCTTGGGCGTATGACCAAGCCCTGACCGTGCAGTTTGGCGTGACCTTACATCGCA
- a CDS encoding GPW/gp25 family protein: MADSNEFLGTGWSFPPEFTKESGRLKTTTGVEDINQSLEILFGTKLGERIMQPTYGCNLDELLFSSINRTLKTYVTELIKNAILYHEPRIETEKIDITQGDELRGELLIHLHYRVRATNARNNMVYPFYIEEGTNINR, encoded by the coding sequence ATGGCAGATAGTAACGAATTTTTAGGAACCGGATGGAGCTTTCCCCCTGAATTTACCAAGGAAAGCGGCCGTTTGAAAACCACCACAGGAGTAGAAGACATCAACCAAAGCCTGGAAATCCTTTTCGGAACCAAGCTTGGTGAGCGAATCATGCAGCCTACTTATGGCTGTAACCTTGATGAGCTATTGTTCAGTTCGATTAACAGGACCTTAAAAACCTATGTCACCGAGCTTATCAAAAATGCCATACTTTACCATGAACCACGGATCGAAACGGAGAAAATCGACATTACACAAGGAGACGAATTAAGGGGAGAATTACTCATTCATCTCCATTACAGGGTCAGGGCCACCAATGCACGAAACAATATGGTCTATCCATTCTATATCGAAGAAGGAACCAATATAAACCGTTAG
- a CDS encoding PAAR domain-containing protein, with product MGMPAARANDMHVCPMVTGTVPHVGGPIMPPGEPTVLIGGMPAARVGDMATCTGPPDSIVMGSSTVLIGGMPAARLGDSTAHGGSIVIGEPTVLIG from the coding sequence ATGGGAATGCCAGCAGCAAGAGCAAACGATATGCATGTCTGCCCAATGGTGACGGGTACAGTTCCCCATGTGGGAGGCCCCATCATGCCCCCCGGTGAGCCTACCGTCTTGATCGGTGGAATGCCGGCTGCGCGTGTGGGCGATATGGCCACGTGTACTGGACCTCCTGACAGTATCGTGATGGGGTCATCCACGGTGTTGATAGGAGGAATGCCGGCAGCGAGACTTGGAGATTCTACGGCCCATGGAGGCAGTATTGTGATAGGCGAACCTACAGTTTTAATCGGATAA
- the vgrG gene encoding type VI secretion system tip protein VgrG, which yields MNNSGTISTSQSVDRVTHKILIDGEEIPGTIQVKNILVSKEINRIPVAKLVILDGDPSERDFAVSNGEYFVPGKEMEITAGYHSDEATIFKGIIVKQNLKIRNNQSLLMVEAKDKAVKMTLRRKSKYFYEMADADVLEALGGAHGLDTDIGSTNTTHAELIQYDVTDWDFMIMRAQANGMIGLVDDGKLKFQLPDLSAEPVETVTFGATVLEFDAEMDARTQIPTVLAKAWNMADQELLEIEGTDPSLSLNGNISSGELAALLDDSEVILRHGGNKKDTALQDWADAKWKFQQMAKTRGRIKFQGIPNVKPGTNLLLEGVGDRYNGKVFISGISHQIAEGNWTIDAQFGFDPSWFSESESNIHTPPAAGLTAAISGLQVGIVTKLEEDPDGEDRIKVKIPIINNEEEGIWCRQACLDAGNERGVTFRPELDDEVVVGFINEDPNEAVILGMLHSSAKPSPIPGADDNHEKGIHTRSGIKFIFNDEKSSVLIETPGGNKALLDDDAGSITIEDQNGNTAVMDSSGITLEAAKDFNIKATGDLNLEGTNVNVKANAQFKAEGSAGAEVSTSAVAVLKGSLVQIN from the coding sequence ATGAACAACAGTGGAACCATATCGACCAGCCAAAGCGTAGATCGAGTGACGCACAAGATCCTGATTGACGGGGAAGAAATCCCAGGCACCATTCAGGTAAAAAACATTCTCGTGTCCAAGGAAATCAACAGAATACCGGTGGCAAAGCTGGTCATCTTGGATGGTGATCCATCTGAACGGGATTTCGCCGTCAGTAACGGTGAGTATTTTGTTCCTGGAAAGGAAATGGAAATTACCGCTGGTTACCATTCTGATGAAGCCACCATTTTTAAAGGCATCATCGTAAAGCAAAACCTGAAAATCCGAAACAACCAGTCCTTACTTATGGTAGAGGCTAAAGACAAAGCGGTGAAAATGACCCTTAGGAGGAAAAGTAAATATTTCTATGAAATGGCTGATGCGGATGTTTTGGAAGCACTTGGGGGCGCCCATGGTTTGGATACTGACATTGGCTCTACAAATACCACTCACGCAGAATTGATCCAATACGATGTGACCGATTGGGATTTTATGATCATGAGGGCACAAGCCAATGGGATGATTGGATTGGTAGACGACGGAAAATTGAAATTTCAATTGCCCGATTTAAGTGCAGAACCCGTGGAGACGGTTACGTTTGGCGCTACCGTTTTAGAGTTTGATGCCGAGATGGATGCACGTACCCAAATACCCACAGTATTGGCAAAAGCTTGGAATATGGCCGATCAGGAGTTATTGGAGATCGAAGGAACCGATCCTTCCTTGTCCTTGAATGGCAATATTTCTTCGGGGGAATTAGCTGCTTTATTGGATGACAGTGAGGTAATACTTCGGCATGGTGGGAACAAGAAAGATACCGCTCTGCAAGACTGGGCGGATGCTAAATGGAAGTTTCAGCAAATGGCCAAGACCAGGGGAAGGATTAAGTTTCAGGGAATACCTAACGTAAAGCCCGGCACCAATTTATTACTGGAAGGGGTAGGGGATCGCTATAACGGCAAGGTTTTTATTTCGGGCATAAGTCATCAAATCGCTGAAGGAAACTGGACGATAGATGCGCAGTTTGGTTTTGATCCATCCTGGTTTTCTGAATCTGAGTCAAACATCCACACTCCGCCTGCAGCGGGGCTAACAGCCGCCATAAGCGGTTTACAAGTAGGGATTGTGACCAAACTGGAAGAAGATCCCGATGGAGAAGATCGTATCAAAGTAAAAATTCCCATCATTAATAACGAAGAGGAAGGCATTTGGTGTCGACAGGCCTGTCTCGATGCAGGCAATGAAAGAGGCGTGACATTCAGGCCAGAACTTGATGATGAAGTGGTAGTGGGGTTTATCAATGAAGATCCGAATGAAGCCGTGATCTTGGGAATGCTCCATAGCAGTGCTAAACCTAGCCCCATTCCAGGCGCTGATGACAACCACGAAAAAGGAATCCATACTCGATCCGGGATCAAGTTTATATTTAATGATGAAAAATCCAGTGTGCTCATCGAAACACCTGGTGGAAACAAAGCTTTGCTGGATGATGATGCCGGGAGTATTACCATTGAAGATCAAAATGGCAATACCGCAGTGATGGACAGCAGTGGTATTACGTTGGAGGCAGCGAAGGATTTCAATATCAAGGCAACTGGAGACCTTAACCTGGAAGGCACCAATGTAAATGTAAAGGCCAATGCCCAGTTCAAAGCAGAAGGCAGCGCAGGAGCAGAAGTAAGCACCAGTGCTGTAGCAGTGCTCAAGGGCTCTTTGGTACAGATCAATTGA
- a CDS encoding CIS tube protein: protein MSEGKLEKLRIVAYKDTKFSEEVDNGEFTTLLNPEKYKFQYRVEQNEDQAAGTSAAPIRFNKILPQTLELDFLFDRTGVIAGYEATENGVIDDVAHFKKVVYEYNGEKHKPNYLMITWGSLLFKGYLKEMDIEYKLFRPDGTPIRALATAKIGEFVEEELRTAQENNQSPDLTHYRVVKDGDKLPLMTYRIYGDSKYYLEVAKANGLTNFRKLKTGTELRFPPLQKQKE from the coding sequence ATGAGTGAAGGAAAACTGGAAAAGCTTAGAATCGTCGCCTACAAGGACACTAAATTCTCTGAAGAAGTGGACAATGGTGAATTTACCACCTTGCTCAATCCTGAAAAATACAAATTTCAGTACCGTGTAGAGCAAAATGAAGATCAGGCGGCAGGGACCAGTGCAGCACCCATCCGCTTCAATAAGATCTTGCCACAGACCTTGGAATTGGATTTTCTCTTTGATCGGACAGGCGTGATCGCTGGCTATGAAGCTACCGAAAACGGGGTAATCGATGATGTGGCGCATTTCAAAAAAGTGGTCTATGAGTACAATGGAGAAAAGCATAAACCCAACTACCTGATGATCACTTGGGGAAGCCTGCTATTCAAGGGCTATCTCAAGGAAATGGACATTGAGTATAAGCTCTTTCGACCAGATGGTACGCCTATAAGAGCACTGGCCACGGCAAAGATCGGGGAGTTTGTCGAGGAAGAACTCCGTACTGCCCAAGAGAACAACCAGTCACCAGACTTAACCCATTATAGAGTGGTCAAGGATGGGGATAAGCTGCCACTCATGACATACAGGATCTATGGAGACAGCAAATACTACCTTGAGGTAGCCAAAGCAAATGGACTGACGAACTTCAGAAAGCTGAAAACAGGTACAGAGCTTAGATTTCCACCACTACAAAAACAGAAGGAATGA
- a CDS encoding DUF5908 family protein has product MPIEIKELHIKITVDEGKSPTGGGKSGTGGQQEIISQCVEQVMEILENKKER; this is encoded by the coding sequence ATGCCCATTGAAATCAAAGAACTGCATATCAAAATCACCGTGGATGAAGGGAAATCACCCACTGGCGGTGGCAAGTCCGGAACGGGAGGACAGCAAGAGATCATATCGCAATGTGTGGAGCAAGTGATGGAAATTTTGGAAAATAAAAAGGAAAGGTAA
- a CDS encoding phage tail protein, translating to METFYPPSSFHFQVSFSQKGDQFSKKKDHAFQSVSGLSVDIDTEEFAEGGENRFKHKFPVKTKYPNLVLKRGLLVDSELISWCRDAIENFVFQPLDVTVSLLNEEHEPLISWNIVHAYPVKWSVEDFNAEESKLAIESLELAYNYFTKITKEN from the coding sequence ATGGAGACATTCTATCCACCTTCCAGTTTTCACTTTCAAGTTTCCTTTTCACAAAAAGGAGATCAGTTCAGTAAGAAAAAGGATCATGCCTTTCAGTCGGTATCCGGCCTGAGTGTGGATATAGATACAGAGGAATTTGCGGAGGGAGGTGAAAATAGGTTTAAACATAAATTCCCAGTAAAGACCAAGTATCCCAATCTAGTCCTAAAGAGAGGATTATTAGTTGACTCCGAATTGATTTCTTGGTGCAGGGATGCGATTGAGAATTTTGTTTTCCAGCCCTTGGATGTGACTGTTTCTCTGCTAAATGAAGAGCATGAGCCTTTGATCTCTTGGAATATTGTACACGCTTACCCTGTAAAATGGAGTGTGGAAGATTTCAATGCTGAAGAGAGTAAGTTGGCCATTGAATCACTTGAATTGGCCTATAATTATTTTACCAAAATCACAAAAGAAAATTAG